CCGGGCGAACGTGACACCACCCGATTCTCGCGCCCCGGCAGCGGTCGACCAATCGATGCATAGGTCTTGCGCCCCATCACTATCGGCTTGCCCAGGGTGATCGCCTTGAAGCGTTTAAGCTCGTCGGGCAGGCGCCAGGGCAATTCGTTGTCGAGGCCGATCACGCCGTTGCGCGCGACGGCCGCGATCAGCGATACGACCGGTTTACCGGCGCTCACACCGCCACCGGCGCGCGGATGGCCGCATGGCTCTGGTAGTCCTCGACGGCGATGTCCTCGAAGCGAAAGTCGAAGATCGATTTAACGTCCGGGTTCAGCTTGAGTGTCGGCAGCGGCAAGGGAGTACGCGAGAGTTGCAGGCGGGCCTGCTCAAGATGATTCGCGTACAGATGCGCGTCGCCCAGTGTGTGCACGAACTCGCCCGGCTGCAGGCCGGTAACCTGCGCGATCATATGCGTGAGCAGCGCATAGGAGGCAATGTTGAACGGCACACCGAGGAAAATGTCGGCGCTGCGCTGATAGAGCTGGCAGGACAGCTTGCCGTCGGCGACGTAGAACTGGAACAGCAGATGGCACGGCGGCAGCGCCATCTGCGCCAGTTCGCCGACGTTCCACGCGCTGACGATCAGCCGACGCGAGTCGGGCGTCTTCTGGATGGCCTCGACGACCTGTGCGATCTGATCCACCGCGCCACCGTCGGCGGTCGCCCAGGAGCGCCACTGCTTGCCGTACACCGGCCCGAGATCGCCGTTCTCGTCGGCCCATTCGTCCCAGATACTGACCTTGTTGTCGTGCAGATACCTGATGTTGGTATCGCCCTGCAGAAACCACAGCAGTTCGTGGATGATCGAGCGCAGGTGCAGCTTCTTGGTGGTCACCACCGGAAAGCCCTGCGCCAGATCGAAGCGCATCTGATAGCCGAACACGGACAGCGTGCCGGTGCCGGTGCGGTCCTCCTTGCGAGTGCCGTTGTCCAGCACGTGGCGCATCAGATCGAGATAGTGCTTCATACAGTCTTCCTTTCGCCGGCACGGTAGGCCCACAGCAGCAGCCAAACGCCGAGCAGGATCATCGGCAGGCTCAGCACCTGTCCCATCGTGACCCAGCCGAAGGCCAGATACCCGAGTTGCGGATCGGGTTCGCGCACGAACTCGACCAGAAAGCGGAACGTGCCATACATCAACAGAAACAGGCCGGAAACCGCGCCCAGCGGCCGCGGTTTGTTCGAGAACAGCCATAGCGTCACGAACAGCACCACGCCCTCGAAAAAGAACTCGTAAAGCTGGGAAGGCTGGCGCGGCAGCGGCCCGGCGTTGGGAAACACCATGCCCCAGGGCAGCGTGGTGACTTTGCCCCACAATTCGCCATTGATGAAATTGCCGATGCGCCCGCAAGCCAACCCGATCGGCACCAGCGGCGCGACGAAGTCCGTCACCCGGAACGGATGCACGCCGATACGTCGCGCGAACCAGAGCAACGCCAAAATCACGCCGAGCATGCCGCCGTGAAAGCTCATGCCGCCATCCCAGACTGCAAACACCTGTAGCGGATGCGCGACGTAGTACGGCAGGTTGTAGAACAACACATACCCGATGCGCCCGCCGAGCACCACGCCGAGGGCGCCGTAGAACAACGCATCGCTGACCTGTTCCGAAGTCAGCGCTGACCGCGGCTTGCGCGCCCGGTACGTGCCCAAGGCCAGAAAGGCGGCGAAACCGGCCAGGTACATGAGGCCGTACCAGTGCACTTTCAGCGGCCCCAGAGAGAAGGCGATCGGGTCGATATGCGGGTAGGGAATCATGGGGCGTTATGCTACCAGAGCGTTCGTCGCCATGTAGCCGTCATAAATTACGCTTCTCACGCATGCAGCGGCGCATCCTGCAATCACGCGGCCTGCTCTCTGAGCAGCCCGTAGTACCCGCCAACACTGTTCATGCATGTCAATAGCGAAAGCTTGCCTGTTGCTGTTATTGCAGACCGTCAGGCTATGCGCGCCGCGCCTCAAACGGATTCCAGCACCACGAATCGGAACCGGTAAGGACTATTCGCGTTTCCTATTCCCAGTTCATCACCGTCCTCGATGAGCCGCTCTCCGCCCTTGTCGCGTCCGCCGAAGTGCCTGCCGTTGATCAGACACCCACAAGCACTATCGCGGTCAATGACCTTGAATTGACCGCCGAAGCGGACGATCTGCAAATGCGCCCTGGAGATATTGAGAAATTCGCCTTTGTCGAGCAGGTAAAGATCGTTGTTGGGCTCGCTATCACGGCGTTTATGGCGTTCGGTCCTGAGCGGTTTGCCGGTGCGCTCGTCCACCCTGACGCGGGACTCGCGACCGATGCGGAACGGGAATTCGTAGATCGGAACCAGCGTGTGGCGCACATAACAAAGAGGTATCGAATCAGAGGCTTCCGGCGTAAGCGGCTGCAGCACTGCGATCGGTGTCAGGGCTTTGAGGAATTGCGCTTTATCCATGTGAGCGATCCTTGGGAACAGGCAGCAGGATGGAGATTGTTATGTCATGTCGTGCAAAGTCGTGTGGGGAGCTCGGTCAGGGCAGCATCGTCAGGGCAGCATCGCCAACGCGGCGGCACGGGCCTGCCGTGAACTGCCTAATGCCATGCCACCAGTGATTCACCCTCGGGAGCCGTTCTTCATTCACGATTCGAGGTGCCGCCCCATAAATCCCATCAGCGATGCACCCGCCCGTACACGACTTTCAGATACGCCGTCTCGGGAATTGCCGGATGCATCGGGTGATCGACCGACTGGTAGCCGTGCGCCAGCACCTGCAACTCGCGATCGAGGTGACGCGCGGCCTGCTGCATTTGCGCGACCAGCGTGTCGCGCGGCAGGTGGTACGAACACGAGCACGAGATCAGAAATCCGTCGCGCTCCAATAGCTGCATACCGGCCTGGTTCAAGCGCCGGTAGGCCTGTTCGCCCGCGCGCTGATCCTTGCGCCGTTTGATGAACGCCGGCGGGTCGAGAATCACCGCGTCGAAGCGCTCGCCAGCCTCGCGCAGTTCGCGCAGAACCTCGAATGCATCTCCCTGACGCACGCCCACCCGCTCGCCCACGCCGTTGGCCTGCGCGTTGCGCGCCACATAATCGAGCGCCGTCTGCGACTGATCCACACATACCGCCTCGCGCGCCCCGGCCAGTGCCGCGCGCACGCCCCAGGCGCCAACGTAGCTGAACACGTCCAGCACCCGGCCACCGGTAACGAAACCGGCCAGGCGATCGCGGTTGTCGCGCTGATCGTAGAACCAGCCGGTCTTCTGTCCCGCGTCGAGCGGCGCGACAAAACGCCGCCCGGCCTCTTCCACCTCAATCTCGGTCGGCGGCTCGCCCAGCGCGACGCGCACGTAACGCTCCAGCCCTTCCAGCTCACGGATCGCGGTGTCGTTACGCAGCAGCACCGCCGCCGGCTTGACGACTTTCTCCAGCGCCGCGAGCAGCGCCTCCAGCTCGCGCTCCATGCCGGCCGTCGTCACCTGCACCACCAGCACATCGCCGTAACGGTCGACCACCAGCCCTGGCAGACCGTCGCCCTCGCCATGCACCAACCGGTAATAGGGTGACGCATATCGTTTTTCGCGCAGGCTCAACGCCACCTTCAGCCGATGCACCAACAGAGAAGGCCCCCACGGATACCGGCGGTCACGCGACAGCAGTCGCGCACAGATCAGCGAACGAGGGTTCACGTAGCCGGTGCCCAGCGCGTGCCCCTGTGCATCTTCAATGCTCACCGCATCGCCCGGCGCAAAAGCGTCCAGCGGCGTGCGCTTCACATCCACCTCGTTGCTGAACACCCACAGATGGCCGGCGCGCAGACGGCGATCCTCGCCTTTTTTAAGGCGCAACACAGGCAATACGGTATCGGTCACTGAGAGCGCCTCCGGAAGCAAAGCATCGCATTGTACTGGAAGCGCAGCATCAACGGCCGCCAACGCTTCCGCCGGGGGGCTGTCGAGAGCGCACGGCCAAGCGCCACAAAACCACGCGCTGCATGTAGTTACACTGCATGCCCTGCACTCTCGGTAAAACCCGGTTAGCACATGAGGCGGAACGCTGATTGCGCAGGGATTTGGATTCACGGGGAATTTTCTTCGGCGAGCAGCCTAGGGGTCTGTCGGACTTGGAGGATCGTGGCGAGGCGAGTGGGGAATGGAGGCCAGTTTCACGCTCTTTTGAGGACGAGTGGTTCTATTCGACGAAAAAGAGCGGGGAAATGGGCCCATTATCCCATCGCCGCAGCCGATTCTTTCCAAGTCCGACAGGCTCCTAGTTATGCCATGCCCGGATGAAGAAGACTTTCTGCGGATTCAAAAATCAAGCAAGGGCACCTCTTCTGATGGTTTATCTGGGTTAAAGTGCCCGTTCGCTTCGCGCACAACGAGGACCCCATGCCCCAGAATCGCCTCGCCAACGAAACCAGCCCCTATCTCCAACAGCACGCCGACAATCCGGTCGACTGGTATCCCTGGGGCGAAGAGGCGCTCAACCGCGCCCGCGCCGAAGACAAACCGATCCTGCTCTCCATCGGCTACTCGGCCTGCCACTGGTGCCATGTCATGGCGCACGAATCCTTCGAAGACCCGGCCACCGCGCAGGTCATGAACGAACTGTTCGTCAACATCAAGGTCGATCGCGAGGAACGCCCCGATCTCGACCGCATCTATCAGACCGCCCATGCCCTGCTCTCCCAGCGCAGCGGCGGCTGGCCGCTGACCGTGTTCCTCACCCCCGACGACCACACGCCGTTCTTCGCCGGCACCTACTTCCCGCGCGAGGCGCGCTACGGCCTGCCCGGCTTCGTCGAACTGCTGCACCGCATCGACGCGCTGTACCGTACCCGCCGCACCGACATCGCCACCCAGAACGCCTCGCTGCGCGACGCGCTCGGGCGCATTGAAGCGCGCGCCGCAATGAGCGACGACCGCCTCGATGCCAGCGCGCTCGACCAGGCACGCGGCGAGCTCGCCCGCGCCTACGACCGCACATACGGTGGCATCGGCGGCGCACCCAAGTTCCCGCACGCGCCGACGATCAATCGCCTGCTGCGCCACTGGTCCGCCACCGCGCGCGACGGCCGCGCCGACGACAAGGCCCTGGAAATGGCCATTTTCACCCTCGAACGCATGGCCGAAGGCGGCCTCTACGACCACCTCGGCGGCGGCTTCGCGCGCTACTCGGTGGACGAAAAATGGATGATTCCGCACTTCGAAAAAATGCTCTACGACAACGGCCCGCTGCTCGCGCTCTACGCCGAGGCGCATGCCGCCACCGGCGATCCGGCCCTGGCGCGTGTCGCCACCGAAACCGCCGACTGGGTCATGCGCGACATGCAGTCGCCCGAAGGCGGTTACTACAGCGCGCTGGATGCCGACTCCGAAGGCGTCGAAGGCAAGTTCTACGTCTGGACGCGCGAGGAAGTACACCAAGTCGTCGGCGCGGACGACTACCCGCTGTTCGCCGCGCGCTACGGCCTCGACCGCCCGGCCAATTTCGAAGGTCAGTGGCATCTGTACGGCGCAGCCGAACCGGCGGCACTCGCCGCCGGCGCCGGGCTGACCGAAGACGCCCTGCGCGAACGCCTGGACCGCGCCCGCGCGCGCCTGCTCGAACGCCGCGAGACTCGCGTGCATCCGGGTTTGGACGATAAGGTACTCACTGCCTGGAATGCCCTGATGATCCGCGGCATGGCCGTCGCCGCACGCCATCTCGGCCGTGCGGACTGGGCCGACAGCGCGCAGCGCGCGCTCGACTTCATCCGCACACAGCTCTGGCGCGACGGTCGTCTGCTCGCCACCTACAAGGACGGCCGCGCCCACCTCCCGGCCTATCTGGACGACCACGCCTTTCTGCTCGACGCCGTGCTCGAACTGCTTGCGCTGCGCTGGCGCAGTGCCGACCTGGACTTCGCCGTGCAGCTCGCCGACGTACTGCTGGAACACTTCGAGGACGAAGCACACGGCGGCTTCTACTTCACCGCCGACGACCACGAACAGCTCCTGCAACGGCCCAAGCCGACCGCCGACGAATCGCTACCTTCCGGCAACGGCGTCGCCGCCTATGCACTCGCCCGTCTGGGCCACCTGCTCGCCGAACCGCACTATCTGGACGCGGCCCAGCGGGCCTTACAGGCCGCGGCGGGTGTCATCGGACAATCACCCTCGGCGCACTGCACCCTGCTCGACGCGCTGGAAGAGGAACTCGACCCGCCGACGCTGCTGCTCCTGCGCGGCCCGCTGGCCGAGCTGGCGCCCTGGCAGCAGGCCGCTGCCGGCTATGCGCCAACCCGGCTGACGCTGGCGATACCGTCCGAAGAGCGCGGTTTGCCCGCCGCGCTGGCCGACAAACCGGCACCGGCACGCGGCGTCTACGCCTATCTGTGCCGTGGCACGCATTGCGAAGCACCGATCACCGATCCCGCAGAACTGCACAAGGCGCTCGGTTGAGGGCTAGGAGCCTGTCGGACTTGGAGGATCGAAGCGAGGCGAGTGGGGAATGGAGACCAGTTTCTCGCTCTTTTGAGGACGAGTGGTTCTATTCGACGAAAAAGAGCGGGTTGTGGGCCCATTATCCCATCGCCGCTGCCGATTCTTTCCAAGTCCGACAGGCTCCTTGCAGCCTGTCGGGTCAGGAAGATCGTGGCGAGGCGACTGGACGATGGTGGCCAACCGCTCAGTCCGGCACCATAAAATCCTGCTGCGTGAGCAGGTCGACACCACACTTCAGTTCACTGATCCAGTCGAGAAACCTGCCGATCATTTCCGGGCCCTGGAAGGGCTGACCGTGCTGCGGCACGATCATCTCGACATCCATCCCGCGCACCATGTTCGCCCACAGGCGCGTGGCGCGGTTGGAACACATGTAGCGGCGGTGGAAACCCAGCATGCGCGGAATGTGTGCCTCGAAATCGGTCACCGGATCGCTCACGTCGCCACCACCGACCGACGCGCCCATGTCGCCTGAGAACAGGATGCGGCTGGTCGGGTCATAGAACTGGAAGTTACCGACCGAATGCAGAAAATGCGCCGGCACGGCCTTGATCATCGAATTGCCGAGCGGGATGTCCATGCCCTTGTCGGGGATCGGCATGCAACGCTGGCCGATCTTGTCGCCCATATACGACGGCAGCAGATGGGGAATGAAACGCGCCCAGAGCTGCGAGCACACGATGGTGGCATCGGTCCGCGTCACCCAGCTCTGCACGGAAGTGATGATGTCCGGATCCTGATGCGATGCAAGCAGATACTTCATGTCCTTCAGATTTTCGTACTGAGCGATCTTGTTCGACAGCGCGGTGGACGTCAGCTCCCCGCCGGGATCGAGCAGCGCGACCTCGCCGTTGTCGACAATCATGAACTGATTGGCCTGAACGCCCGATCCTGTTACGAGATCACCGAAGGCGAGACAGGTATGATGCGCATCCTTGAACAGCTCGATTCCCATCCGAGTCAATCCTCACACTATTATTGTGGGCGGTAGAATACACCCTCCCGCTATGCACGAACCATTCAACGACAGGACTGAAACCAGCCGCCATGCCCAAAACTCTGAGCGACTACATCCGCGAAGCGCGCGCCCGCATCACGGAAATCACGGCCGACGATCTGGCCGATCTGCTCGATGACGGCGAAGCCCCGCTGCTCATCGACACGCGCGAACCCTACGAGTACGCGGTACGCCATATCCCCGGCGCAGCGCTGATTCCGCGCGGCGTCATCGAAAGCGCCGCCGACCCGAACAATGCGCGCCGCGTCGACGCGCTGCTGGAAGCGCGCGATCGCACCGTCGTGCTCTATTGCGATACCGGCGCACGCAGCGCGCTGGCCACCGCCGTGCTGCAGGACATGGGCTACGCAGACGTGCGCAACCTCGCCGGTGGTCTGAAACTCTGGGACGCCGAGGACTATGACATCGAAACCGGCGAGTACACCGGAACCTTGCCGTAAAACCCGTCCGCGCCCGCCGCAACACGTCGCCACGCACCCGCCTGAGCGCAGTTCCAGTCACCCAACCATCACATGCGCGTCACACGACTGAAAAAGAGGCTTCATAGCATGCTCGCAACAACCCGCAGGAGTTCGAGCATGCCGATCACATCCGCCACATCAGCGAAAGTCGCAGCCACGCTGGTCGCCGAACTGGCCACCACGAAAGAACAGATGCGCGAATCGCAGCGCCTGCGCTACCGCGTATTTGCCAGGGAACTCGGTGCACACGTGCAAATGCCGCTGCCCGGCCATGAAGCCGACCGCTATGACCACTACTGCCACCATCTGCTCGTGCGTGATCGCCACAGCGGCGAAGTCGTGGCCAGTACGCGCATCCTGACCGACACCCAATCCAGACTCGGCGGGGGCTTCTACTCCGAAGCCGAATTCGACTTTTCCCCCGTGCTTGCCCTGCCCGGGCGCATCATCGAGATTGGCCGTACCTGCGTCGCCCCGGCATACCGCAACGGCGGCGCAATCAGCGTGCTGTGGTTGGCGCTGGCACGATTCATGGTCATTCACCGCGTGGACTATATGATCGGGTGTGCCAGCATCGGCCTGCGCGACGGCGGCGCCCAGGCGCAGGCCATCACCGAGCAGCTCCGCACGAGCCACTTCACGCCGGCAAATCTGCGCACACGACCACGCGACCCCCTGCCACGCATTGTCGGCGATCGCCCCACCGATCCGCCTAGCGGTTCGCTGCCTCCACTGCTCAAGGCCTATCTGCGCCTCGGCGCCCGGGTATGCGGCGAGCCCTGTCTGGATCGCGCATTCAACGTGGCCGATCTGCCGATCCTGCTCGACGTGGACCGCCTCGACGCACGCTACAGGCGCCATTTCGTACACAATCGCGCGACGACCGCAGTTTCCACACCCATCCCGCCCCCGATCAGGACAGCCCGCCATGCGCACCGCGCGACGCTTCGCTAGACTACTGCTTCTGCTGCTGCACATCGCCCTCGGCGTGGTGCTCACAGTGTTGCTCACGCGACCCCGGCAGACCGCACCCAGCGCCTTGTTCGACGCCATCGCCGGCTGGTGGAGAGCCCGCATCGCCCGCATCGTCGGCGTGCGCGTACAGACCCGCGGACGTCCGCTCGACGGCCCTGCCCTGCTCGTCTCGAACCACATCTCCTGGCTGGACATCGCCGTCCTCGGTGGCATTGCGCCGCTGAGTTTTCTTTCCAAATCGGAAGTCCGGCACTGGCCGATTCTCGGCTGGCTCGCAGCGCGCGGCGGCACGCTGTTTATCCGCCGCGGCGCGCGCGAAGCCGCCGACAATGCCGCCGAGCAGATCACCTGGCACCTGATCCGCGGACGCAAGGTGCTGCTGTTTCCGGAAGGCACCACCGGCGACGGCAGCACCGTGCGCACCTTTCATCCGCGCCTGTTTTCGGCGGCCGTGCTGGCCGACGTACTCATTCAACCCGTTGCCCTGCGCTACACAAAACCGCAGGGCCAGCCACGCGGCACACCCCACCCCACGGCGCCCTTCATCGGTGACGACACCTTTCCCGCCCACCTGTGGCGTGTGCTGGCCGAGCCGTGCATCGTGGCCGAAGTCACCTTCCTGCCACCGATACACGCTCAGGGCGAGGATCGAAAAACACTCGCGCGACATGCCCGCGAGAGCATCGCCCGCAGGCTCGACGGCAACGTCGCCGCACAAGGCGAAACGGCCACATAAGCGCCCCTACCGCCACGGTTCTCCACGCCATGCCGACACAACAACCCCGGACGCTCAACATCGCCATGGTCAGCGAAACCTGGCCACCCGAAATCAATGGCGTGGCCAATACGCTGCATCACTGGGTCGAGGCATTGCTCGAACGCGGACACCGGGTGCAGCTCATCCGCCCGCGGCAAGCGGCGGATGACGGCGCGCCGCGCCCGTCCCGCAACCCCAGGTTCTACGAACGGCTGGTGCCCAGCGTGCCGCTATTAAGCTATCCGGGACTGCACTTCGGCATGCCGGCAGGACGCCTATTGCGCCAGACCTGGACGCAATTCGCCCCCGACCTGGTCTTCATCGGCACCGAAGGCCCACTCGGCAACAGCGCATTGCATACCGCCAAGCGCATGGGGCTACCCGCCGTCACCGGCTTCCACACCCGCTTCGACTACTATAGCCGCCACTACCGCCTGGGCTGGTTCGAGCCCGCCATCCGCGCCCACCTGCGGCGTTTTCACAATCGCGCGGACGCCACGTTCGTACCGACCCGCGAGTTGGCCGAACTGCTGGCGCGGCAGGGCTTCCACAAGGCGCGGGTCATCTCCCGCAGCGTGGACATCCATCTGTTCGATCCCGCGCGGCGCGATGCCGACCTTCGGGCGACCTGGGGCGCAAGTAAGACCACGCCCGTCGTGTTGTACGTCGGGCGCCTGGCACCGGAAAAAAACATCGAACTGGCGATCCGCGCTTACCGCGCCATGCAGACCCGCATCCCCGAACTGCGCTTCGTGCTGGTCGGCAGCGGCCCCTTGGAGCAACCGCTCAAGCAGGCCAACCCGGACCTGATCTTTGCCGGTTTGCGCACCGCCGAGGACTTGGCCCGGCATTACGCCAGCGGGGATCTGTTTCTGTTTCCCAGCCTCAGCGAAACCTTCGGCAACGTAGTGATCGAAGCGCTTGCCAGCGGCCTGGGCATCGTCGCCTACGACTATGCGGCCGCACACGAGCATCTGCGGCATAACGAAAACGGTCTGCTCGCCGCACCGAACGACGAGACGGCCTTCATTCATCAGGCCGTCAGTCTGGCCGATCAGCCGGCCCTGCTGGAGCGCCTGCGCCAGCAAGCGCGCGCAACCGTCTTCGAACTGGACTGCGCACGCATTGCCGTACGGCTCGAAAGCCTATTTCTGGAATACGCGCGGCCCGCCGACGCGTCTGTGCTGGAGCGACATCATGCGCCTGTTAGATCGTCTGACACGGGCTGACCAGCGTACCACCGTGCTGTTCAACCGCATCAACCATTGCCGCATACCCGCACGGCTGTTCGCCGTGGTGAGTCGACTGGGCAATGGCGTGTTGTGGTACTGCATCATCCTGGCGCTACCGCTCGTCGAAGGCGTTGTCGCCGTGCGGGTCAGCCTGCAGATGGTCGCCGTCGGCCTGGTGTCCTACCTGCTCTACCGCTGGCTCAAGCGCAGCACCGGCCGCGCGCGCCCCTGCCAGGCGCACGACGGCGTCCTGCACAGCGTGGCGCCGCTGGACGAATTCAGCTTCCCGTCCGGCCATACGATGCATGCCGTCGCCTTCACGATCATCCTGCTGGCGTCCTACCCGGCATGGGGGCTGGCGGTGGCGCCGTTCACGGTGCTGGTGGCGCTGTCGCGGATGGTGCTGGGCCTGCATTACCCGAGCGATGTGATCGCCGGCGCGCTGATCGGCGCTTTGATGGCGACATTCAGCATTGTATTGATGGGCGCAGTGCAATAACGTATCCCGTAGTCGGCGGGCCGGGCCACGCACGGGTCCGCAGCGGTCATGCCGTCAGATGGCTTTCGAGAGCGATGATCCGTCTCGGCGCGGCAGGCTCGTCGATCCAGACGTAAACCGCGCGCAACGCCGGCGTCGTGCAGCTCGATCCGCTGCAACCGGAACATCCTGACCCACAGGCGCTCTGCATCGGCGCCAGCTCCCGCACCCGGCCTTTGCGCACCCAGAAATCGAGCACGCCGCGCAGCGCCTCGGCGTCGCAGCCGAAGCGGTTGACCAGGTCGCTCATGGGCGCCATGCCGCGCGCCTGCAGATAGTGCTTGACCGCGCTCGGACTCATGCTGCGCGCACCTTCAGCGCCAGCCGCTGGCCGCGCCTGCGCAGCAGCCAGACCGTGAGCGCGAACATCATCAACACCCCACCCAGCCAGGCGAATGACTGCGCCGGATGTGCCGCATATGTGGCGAACTGGTAGTAGAGCACAGCCAGCCCATAGGCCAGTTCCAACCCCCAGATGACGGAGAACGCAGTCCACGCGCGACTCCCGGTCTCGCGATAAATCGCCGCCATGGTGTTCACGCAGGGCAGGTACAGCAGCACGAAAATCAGGTAGGCGATCGCCGCCGGCACGCTGAACAGCGCGCCCATGCGCGTGAGCGTGGACACATCGACCTGCTGCTGCGCAGCAGCCTGCCGGAGCGTGCTCTGCTCGACCTTGCCGAGCGCAGTCAGGCCCAGGGGGTCCAGAAAGCCGCTGGCGAAAGCGCGCGCGTTCTTCGGGATGCTCGCCACCGCAGTTTCGATTTCGCCGCGGAAATCGAAGCTCGGTTGGGGCCGGCCGGAAGCGGTGGCGACGGCCGCGTCCATCTTGCTGTACACGCCATTGAGCGTGCCGACGACGATTTCCTTGACCACCACGCCGGACAGCAGCCCGACCGTCGCCGGCCAGTTTTCCTCGGTGATGCCCATGGGGTGGAACACCGGGGTGATCGTCTTGCCGATGGTGGCCAACACGGAATCGCCGATGCGCTCGTTGCCCAGCGGCTGGCCGCTCGGGCTGAAGCTCGCCAGCACGTTGACCACCACCGAGGCGATGATGATGACTTTGCCGACACGCAACAGGAACACCGACAGCCGCTCCCAGGTGCTGCGCGCCATGCCGCGCAGGGTCGGAATGTGATAGGCCGGCATTTCCATCACGAACGGCGTCGCCTCGCCCTTGAGCGCGGTGCGCTTGAGCAGGAAGGCGGTCAGGATCGCGGCGACAATGCCGAGCACGTACAGCGCAAACACCAGCTGTCCGCCGTGCTCGCGGAAAAACACGGTGACGAAAGCCATGTAGATGACCAGCCGCGCGCTGCACGACATGAACGGCTGCATCAGCGCAGACACCAGTCGTTCGCGCGGATCTTCCAGCGTACGCGTGGCCATCACCGCCGGCACGTTGCAGCCAAAGCCGACAATCATCGGCACGAAGGCCTTGCCCGGCAGACCGATGCGGCGCATGAAACGGTCCATCACGAAAGCGGCACGGGCCATGTAGCCCGAGTCTTCGAGGATGGACAGAAACAGAAAGGTCATGCCGATCGGCGCGATGAAGGTTGAGAGCAGTTCCAGCGCGCTGCCGACCGAGGTCGCCAGCGAGATCAGCCACGCCGGACTGTGCGCGGCCTCCATCACGTGCGCCAGCCCGCTGACGAACAACGCATGGGTTATGCCATTGAAGAAATCGATAAAAATGTTGCCGCCGTTGAAGCTCAGTACGAACAGCAGATACATCACGCCAAGGAAGATCGGCAGGCCGAGGAAACGGTTGAGCACGATACGGTCGAGCCGGTCGGTCAGCGTGCGCCTGACTTCGCCCTGACGCTTGAGCGTCTCGCTCAACGCCTCATGCACGAAGGTGTAGCGCGCATCGGCGACGATCACATCGGCTTCCTCCCCGGTGTGTTCCTCGATCGCAAGCTGCTGGCGTGCGGCCTCCTCGCGCGCCGCCACGCTGACCGCCGCGAGCACCGCCGCATCATTTTCCAGCAGCTTGACGCCCAGCCAGCGGGCGTCAACCTTGCTGTCCGTGGCCGTGTCGCGCAACAGCGGCTCCAAAGCCGCCAGCGCGGTTTCGATGGCCGGCGCATAAATCAACTCCACGCCATGCGTGGGGCGAGCGCTCGCCTGCTCGACGGCGATGCGCTTGAGCGCCTCGACACCATCGCCCCTGGCGGCGATCAGCGCCACCACCGGGCACCCGAGACGCTGCGCCAGCCCCGGCAGATCGATGCTCACGCCGGCTTCACGCGCCATATCAAGCATGTTCACCG
This genomic stretch from Acidihalobacter ferrooxydans harbors:
- a CDS encoding rhodanese-like domain-containing protein; this translates as MPKTLSDYIREARARITEITADDLADLLDDGEAPLLIDTREPYEYAVRHIPGAALIPRGVIESAADPNNARRVDALLEARDRTVVLYCDTGARSALATAVLQDMGYADVRNLAGGLKLWDAEDYDIETGEYTGTLP
- a CDS encoding GNAT family N-acetyltransferase, with protein sequence MPITSATSAKVAATLVAELATTKEQMRESQRLRYRVFARELGAHVQMPLPGHEADRYDHYCHHLLVRDRHSGEVVASTRILTDTQSRLGGGFYSEAEFDFSPVLALPGRIIEIGRTCVAPAYRNGGAISVLWLALARFMVIHRVDYMIGCASIGLRDGGAQAQAITEQLRTSHFTPANLRTRPRDPLPRIVGDRPTDPPSGSLPPLLKAYLRLGARVCGEPCLDRAFNVADLPILLDVDRLDARYRRHFVHNRATTAVSTPIPPPIRTARHAHRATLR
- a CDS encoding lysophospholipid acyltransferase family protein encodes the protein MRTARRFARLLLLLLHIALGVVLTVLLTRPRQTAPSALFDAIAGWWRARIARIVGVRVQTRGRPLDGPALLVSNHISWLDIAVLGGIAPLSFLSKSEVRHWPILGWLAARGGTLFIRRGAREAADNAAEQITWHLIRGRKVLLFPEGTTGDGSTVRTFHPRLFSAAVLADVLIQPVALRYTKPQGQPRGTPHPTAPFIGDDTFPAHLWRVLAEPCIVAEVTFLPPIHAQGEDRKTLARHARESIARRLDGNVAAQGETAT
- a CDS encoding glycosyltransferase family 4 protein → MPTQQPRTLNIAMVSETWPPEINGVANTLHHWVEALLERGHRVQLIRPRQAADDGAPRPSRNPRFYERLVPSVPLLSYPGLHFGMPAGRLLRQTWTQFAPDLVFIGTEGPLGNSALHTAKRMGLPAVTGFHTRFDYYSRHYRLGWFEPAIRAHLRRFHNRADATFVPTRELAELLARQGFHKARVISRSVDIHLFDPARRDADLRATWGASKTTPVVLYVGRLAPEKNIELAIRAYRAMQTRIPELRFVLVGSGPLEQPLKQANPDLIFAGLRTAEDLARHYASGDLFLFPSLSETFGNVVIEALASGLGIVAYDYAAAHEHLRHNENGLLAAPNDETAFIHQAVSLADQPALLERLRQQARATVFELDCARIAVRLESLFLEYARPADASVLERHHAPVRSSDTG
- a CDS encoding phosphatase PAP2 family protein codes for the protein MRLLDRLTRADQRTTVLFNRINHCRIPARLFAVVSRLGNGVLWYCIILALPLVEGVVAVRVSLQMVAVGLVSYLLYRWLKRSTGRARPCQAHDGVLHSVAPLDEFSFPSGHTMHAVAFTIILLASYPAWGLAVAPFTVLVALSRMVLGLHYPSDVIAGALIGALMATFSIVLMGAVQ
- a CDS encoding FeoC-like transcriptional regulator; the protein is MSPSAVKHYLQARGMAPMSDLVNRFGCDAEALRGVLDFWVRKGRVRELAPMQSACGSGCSGCSGSSCTTPALRAVYVWIDEPAAPRRIIALESHLTA